tttccatttgattaggtagaaccatttcccctgttgcctttttgagtcaatgattttttcaaccttgtattcttcttccccttctattgtttcaggagggggtctgTTTGGGAACGGCTGGCTTGGGGATTCATGGGTTTTGGACAGtaatcccacatagaagacattgtggattttcatggTTTCCAGGAGCTTCAGGCGGTACGCATGGCTAGAGATTTTTTCTATGACTTCAAAGGGGCCTAGTTGCTTGGGGTCTAGTTTGTTGGAATTGGTCCTAAGTACCACGTTCTTTCCATCtaaccagacttttttgccaaCTGAGTAATCAGGTACTGTTCCTTTCTCCCTAGTCATTTTCTCTTTACTCATTCTAAGGGCTGCtttggcttccttccattccttgGCAAGAGTGTCTGCTACTTGATCTGCTTTGGGGACATTGGCCGGTACATTGGATGGGTTCATAACTGGGTTCCTTCCGTAAACCAGCTCAAAGGGGGACTTTCCAGTGGACGCATGTTTGGCATTGTTATACGTGTACTCCGCCAAAGGTAGCCATgtggcccagtctgaatgATCTGGAGCTACATACACTCaaaggtagaactcaatgaattggttcaccctctctgtttggccatctgACTCTGtgtggtaggctgaggaaaATGATGGCTTGACACCCAATTGTTGGTAGAGGGCCCTCAGGAACTTACCTGTGAACGTGGTTCCTCTGTCTGAGATAGTTCTAACAGGTAATCCATGTAATTTCCACACATGGGTGATGAACAAATCTGCCAATCCCTTAGCGGTGACCTTCTTGGTTGTGGGGATAAAATGCCCAAACTTTGAGAATGAATCTATGACCACTAGTATGGCATTGTGACCTTGGGACTTGGGAAACCCAGTGATGAAATTGTATGAAATTGTGTGGAATGGGAATGGCAGGACTTCAAGGGGTTTCAAGGAAATTACTGGAGCATGGGCTTGTTGGTTGGATTGACAAGTGGGGCAACACtccacccattctttggTGGATGacttcatgcctggccaccagtagctACAACTTAGGAGTTCAAGGGTTCTCTGCTGACCCGGATGGCCCGCTAGGGGAGAGTTGTGAAATTCCCTGAGCAGCCATTCTTTTAGGATTTCTGAGTCCAGGACTACTAGttttccttgataccaaagaaggtcctcttcccaatcataatcTCTATACGCTTTCCGGATTGATGGAGGGGCGTTGTCTGCGTCTTCAGTTAGGAACTGGATAATGGGTTCAAGGGAAGGGTCCTCCCTCAGTTTATTGCAAACCTCTGTGACAATTTTgagttcttcttctgacgtgttggcaaagacttctgttggtaacatgacttctggttgtTGCAGTATGTCTGTGTAATCTGACCTCCTGGATagtgcatctggtttccctgattgtttcctgGGGCAGGGGTagatctcaaagttgaagttgctcaagAAAATACACCAACAAGTGTGCCTTCAATTGAAGGTTTgcgcctgcatccagtactccaggttctGATGATCTGTGAATACCTGTATGGGTTTATCCATTGCCTCTAAGAAGATCCTCCAttcttccaatgccttgatgatggccagaAGTTCtttattgtgggtgttgtaattagCTTTGGCTCCCAagaatgacttggacatgtatGCAATTGGGTGTAGTCAATTGTCAGGACCCCTTTGACTAagtatggctcccattgCTACTCCTGATGCATCTGTCTCTAGGTAATACAGTAGATTGGGATTGGAATGGATCAAGAATGGGCTTCTGGTGACAAGGGTTTTCAATTGCTGGAATGTGTCCTCTTCTGGATTactgttatagagtagggttttagggactatgtaattaagtacagaatatagtaaagtgattaatagatcaattatctatggatataaaaggcaatagactagctatataagggtaaattaggttagtaatcagggtgatccctacacttaacaagtaatcaagcaattactgtagatgcaggtggttggttatgcttatacctatagtatgaaagttagtactGAGTCTTATTTACCTACTGTactttatctggatttgttagtaatttatttgactgagattgcactaaattaaagtgtatatgccgctttcaaggccttaaactctcccaactgacttactcaagaggttcagggttgccctggagcctttcctagctacccagtatctgttgggaccttgctagaggctatatgcgccaagatgccttacaggttaagttcagtgagcttaagaggctaagaaagcaaaataagacactctaaactaagtaaagtagatctaatagatcttcaagttcacacaaggggtaagaatgggatgaaaagaagatgTATTCAAAGAGTCTCCCTCAagggctttatataccccagagggagaacaaataactatatacatgatgtacaaaagaggaagttacatgagaggtacagtctgagctatttgatacataaagaccaattagtcccaataagtcctagtgggatagacccaaggctatttacagaatgttctagagcatacatgactaaattacattagtgtgaatgctaaaataaccttgaggcaaggtaggatctcatagaaaaagctagaaacttaaatggttagtatctccatcagtttggctcagaatcagacgattcctttttgagaagtgagatgccggagcctccgacctattggtatttgtccgcatagtaatatgcccatttcccgccgagatatcggcgttggcgcgccccgccaacctttggcgcttatttgcaatgactaagcgccggcgcttgcatgcttacttgtacttgttctatggtctgtaagtaccgttcctacatatgaatgtatgatacaaaaaatgctataaatcatagaaacaATAGTATAACCATTTTGCATGATTaaacatgtatatatgcaagcgcaatgaggaaataaaggaTAAAAGGTCTCatagcactgccagtttccaaatatagtaatgttcatgcccatatttggatagagcaagtattaTTACTCCAGTTCGCACAAtttactattggcaattaggggcgcatatgtctaaattagtcattccataacaattacaccatgaccagggagtttcctttttggtgaggttgtggagaggACAAGCAACTgtgctgaagttggggatgaaacTCCaaaggtaattgacaaatcCTAAAAAGGCTTGAACCTGTTTAACTGTCCTGGGTTGGGGCCACAAGgtgactgcctcaatcttcttctgatccatggaaaatCCAGCAGGGGAGATAACTATGCCCAGGTAATCAACTGttgtgacgtggaagtggcatttggacagtttacagaacaattgATTCTTCATCAGACGTGATAAGACTTCCCTGATGTGGGTAGGATGGTCCTTAGGATCTTCTGAGAATATCAATAAattgtccaagtagatgacaatggtgacgtcaatgagatcACGGAActgtcacgactaagcttggacctatgatacaagtaggtttaaagtccatggccctatcaccaatggactatgagaacaagaggggcgacaaaggcccagggggtatgatgtagggtagagggcaacaaaggcctggtgagtgatgcttaagtaaagtgcactaggctcaacaagggagcagggcaatgggtaggtaagaacttaggtgaattgacaaagaggtcaagtcttgctgtttagcggcgacttgacctggcttatatacatggagaaagccacatcaaaaacaacagtactaaatagtgagtcatttacaatttcacatcatatatcaaatatatcatgtgatcttgatgagtcataaatatataccagaaaaggaaactatctcggaaaaaaggtagaaaatagtataaaatcatgtcatgccaatgaagttcatgacattaccccctcttcaagctccaactgcatcagggtACTCCTTATGGAACTCTTCTTTTGCTTCCTTGGCATTGGCCACATTATCAATTGGCTCCCAGGAATTGCTTCCttcatcatatcctttccacttaATCAGATACCAGAGTTTCCTTGTTTTACCacgtcctttccatttgctatccaggattttttcaacctcatattcctcctctccttctttTGTGATAATGGGTGCAGGTTGGGGAGGGTCGCGTCCGTGAGGGTCAGGATGAAATTTAGTAAGAAGATTGATATGGAACAcagggtgtatgcgcatggtGTGGGGTAATTGAAGTTTGTATGCGTGTGATCCTATTCTTTTGATTACTAAGTAGGGTCCTAGTTTTTTATGGCTGAGTTTCATTGAGGGTCTGTCTGTGGATATGTTTTGATGACTCAGCCAGGCTTTGTctcctacttgaatttcaTCTTTGTCTTTATGTCTTTGATCATAAAAGTACTTCATTCTTTCCTGGGATAATGATAGAGCTGCTTTGACTTCATCGTATCCTTTTTCCAGAAATTCTGCATGTTTGTCTGCGTTTGGAACTACCTTGTCTGATTTTTGACCAACCGAAAATCTTGGATTATAGCCATAacaaatttggaaaggggatttgcctgtggagGTTTGCTTTAAATTGTTTAAAGCAAATTCAGCCAATGGTAATAATGCTACCCAATCTGATtggcaatgattcccaaacattcGTATAAAGATCTCGGCTTCTCTTTGTATGCGTTcagtctgtccatctgtctggggatgatacgccgtggaatatgttggcttaatgtccagccttttataGAGATGACAAATGAATTTGGCGTTAAATGTGGgacctctatctgagactgTGCTTTTGGGGAGgccatgtagcttccatATGTATGTGACAAATAGGTTGGCAATATCAATGGCAGACAATGTGGATTGggtggggatgaagtggaccatttttgagaatcaatcaatcacTGTCAGGATAGCATCAAAACCTTCTGAAACCGgtagtcccacaatcatatcataagcaatgtcttcccaggggcgttcaggaatttgcaatGGTTTTAACAGGCCCACAGgtaattgatttgttggcttggacctgatgcaggttttgcagtggctgacgtaagaattgacaaactttttcagcgatggccagtagtaactCCTGGAGACAAGTTCTAATGTTCTAgcttgtcctggatgtcctgccgcTAATGCATCGTGCCTAGATTCCAGGATGAGGTTCCTAATAGTGTCATCCTTTGGTACAAATATTTTTCCTTGAAACCATAGTAAACCTTCTCTCAACTCCCAGTCTaagaccttttccttgttctggagtttgtGTAGAATTTCCttaaggcaatcatccttgtAAATGGCCTCGCCAATTAgatcattgatttcctgatccgGAGTTATGGATGCAATAAAAAGTTCCGGTTTTaggagaacctggttctctacccccccttcaaggggtaccaGATTGTAGCGTCTTGAGAGGATATCTGCCTTTTTGTTTTGTGCTCCTGGCCTGTAGAtaatttggaaattgtagtcAACTAGGAAGTTGGCCCATCTAATTTGCCGTTTATTCAAAGATTGAGACGTGGAAAAG
The window above is part of the Rhizoctonia solani chromosome 7, complete sequence genome. Proteins encoded here:
- a CDS encoding Retrotransposable element Tf2 protein, whose translation is MSKSFLGAKANYNTHNKELLAIIKALEEWRIFLEAMDKPIQVFTDHQNLDNFNFEIYPCPRKQSGKPDALSRRSDYTDILQQPEVMLPTEVFANTSEEELKIVTEVCNKLREDPSLEPIIQFLTEDADNAPPSIRKAYRDYDWEEDLLWYQGKLVVLDSEILKEWLLREFHNSPLAGHPGQQRTLELLSCSYWWPGMKSSTKEWVECCPTCQSNQQAHAPVISLKPLEVLPFPFHTISYNFITGFPKSQGHNAILVVIDSFSKFGHFIPTTKKVTAKGLADLFITHVWKLHGLPVRTISDRGTTFTAPDHSDWATWLPLAEYTYNNAKHASTGKSPFELVYGRNPVMNPSNVPANVPKADQVADTLAKEWKEAKAALRMSKEKMTREKGTVPDYSVGKKVWLDGKNVVLRTNSNKLDPKQLGPFEVIEKISSHAYRLKLLETMKIHNVFYVGLLSKTHESPSQPFPNRPPPETIEGEEEYKVEKIIDSKRQQGKWFYLIKWKGYGPEDNSWEPEELLEHSQNEIKSFNQARLRKACDTAKSL
- a CDS encoding Retrotransposable element Tf2 protein, which produces MRIHPVFHINLLTKFHPDPHGRDPPQPAPIITKEGEEEYEVEKILDSKWKGRGKTRKLWYLIKWKGYDEGSNSWEPIDNVANAKEAKEEFHKEYPDAVGA